Genomic segment of Arachis hypogaea cultivar Tifrunner chromosome 11, arahy.Tifrunner.gnm2.J5K5, whole genome shotgun sequence:
tcatcatcatcatcattgttgttATTAGTAGAATCACACAATTGCTTATGAGATTCAACAATGATGTTGTTACCAATGTTGCAAGTCATTATGATGAGTGTGCTCTTGAAGTCAACTGTTTGACCCCTTCCATCTGTAAGCCTTCCATCTTCAAGAATTTGAAGCATTAAGTTGAAAACATCTGAATGAGCTTTCTCGATTTCGTCGAAGAGCACCACGGCATGCGACCGGTTCCTAACGGCTTCGGTTAGTTGCCCACCTTCGTCGAAACCGATGTAGCCGGGGGGTGCTCCGATCAATCTCGATGCGGTGGCTCTGTCTATGTATTCACCTATGTTACAAAATAtatctgtttttattttctatttcaatttatagaattttatgttttcaagattttatgaaaaaattttttttttcacaagcttaaAAACAGAAAGGTGGCTACTCAGGTGAACTTGTCTTTATGCAAGAAAATAGTCGAGAACGGTTAGATAATAATCTAGTCATCTTTACATAAAAACAATTTTACATGAGtcatcaaacaaaaaaattaaaaataaaatctgaaatgtttaattattttattagttcttataattttatcaaatttttaaataaatttttataattaaaaaatttataattgaatcTCTATATTATATTCTagtttttaattaagtcttttttaactaaaagaataattttttaaatatttgtttttatgtTTAACATGGGTtgaattatagaatattttaaaaGCAATATTTTAggattgttgttttttttttcaaataacaactaataagaatttaattacaaatttttatctaatataaaaatctattataaactttttaaattataaaaacctcattaaaaatttagtaaaataataaggactaacagaataattacaCAAAGCAAAAAACAAAAACGCAAACCAAATACATTTTCAGTAGTTGGTAAATGACACAAGGTTTAAGGTAGAATATGAGGCATGTATATTGTATACAtgaatgaaatgaaattgaagtaCTTACTCATATCAAACCTAAGCAAGGCATCTTGAGAGCCAAAACAATGAGCAGCAAGTGCTTTTGCTATTTCAGTCTTACCAACACCAGAAGGGCCAGTGAAGATGAAGCTGGCTATGGGACTTTTCGAGTTTCTAAGGCCAACTCTGGCGCGGCGAATGGCGCGGCAAACGGAGTTTATTGCTTCATTCTGACCAACAACATATTTGTGAAGAGTGTGTTCCAAGTTGAGAAGATTTTCTCCTTCCTCCATTGATACTTCCTTCAATGGGACTCCACTCCAACATGACACTACATGTTGGATGTCACATTTTGTCACTACTTTTTGCCTATTCTTTTCCTGTCTTTGTTCAAAGGATTCAACTTAATTAATTCTCAACTTAATAGCAATGCATATAGCTAggaattatatatgtatgtatttatttagTACCAACATGCATTTTAATTTACCTTTGCGTGACAAAGTTGGACATGAGATCCAGCTTCATCAATCAAGTCAATTGCCTTGTCCGGAAGAAACCGATCACTTACATATATTGTTATAACAATAATAAACTCAAATCAGtccacaaaaattttaaaaatagaacactttagtcccgcaaaaattaaaatttataaaacagTTTGCaacgtttatttttattaaataatactgTATCCTCTGTATCCTAATAGTGACGGCTGAAGTAGAAGTTAACTTGCATATGTGTCCATTATCTATGTGTGCAATATAAACAAATCAATCCGTAAGATAAAGtacaaataaattttcaaaaaatttaaaaaatctcaaaacacttccaaaaaattttaaaatagttctttcgaattatttatatataattatttttaaactaaataattttaatttttaaaattttgatctatttatctcaaatttaattatttatatacaaaattttCTATGTATTTTCTAATAATAGTTGAGAATATCTAGAGAAGAAAATGTACTATATGacaaatacaaattaaaactataataatataatatccttttttttttaattttaaatgctCAAATTACTCATCAAATAATTTGAGATTAGACACTTTattcttataaatttttattttttaaaattctctgAGAATTGCTGACATATTggtccttctttctttttgaaagtgactaatttaaattataatgataaaaattttagagactacttatttatctaatatttgtattaaaaatttaattgaaagtGACGAAAAGAATAATTTGTATACAATgaataatttttaagaatttctaaaaataaaaaatttattgaaaaccaAAATATATTATCTAAAATTCGTTGTGACTAATTTTGATGtttactctaataataataataataataataataataataataataataataataatctacaatttaaaaaattaccttaTATATTGTTGAGACAAGTTTGCAGCAGCAGCAAGGGCTTCATCTGTGTATTGGAGTTTATGATGAGACTCATATATTCTACGAAGACCTTTTAGA
This window contains:
- the LOC112723780 gene encoding chaperone protein ClpC, chloroplastic-like; this translates as MEEGENLLNLEHTLHKYVVGQNEAINSVCRAIRRARVGLRNSKSPIASFIFTGPSGVGKTEIAKALAAHCFGSQDALLRFDMSEYIDRATASRLIGAPPGYIGFDEGGQLTEAVRNRSHAVVLFDEIEKAHSDVFNLMLQILEDGRLTDGRGQTVDFKSTLIIMTCNIGNNIIVESHKQLCDSTNNNNDDDDDSFEHRKSLVIEEVKQHFRPEFLNRVDEIIVFKTLTRFEVEQIANLMLGDVSQRLKGNKDIHLSVTCRFRDRVVEHGYDPIYGARPLRRTISRLLEDTLAEKMLMKEIREGDSVVVDTNIEGNVVVLNQNSALRECLTCIDHSNGNNNNNNSVGDEKREKMVGISCNLMGKVFDLLGHRKSP